Proteins from a single region of Streptomyces spectabilis:
- a CDS encoding alpha/beta fold hydrolase, with protein MSPTYRQPGVVLTDRRFSVPLDHEDPAGERIELFARECVAAARQDAELPWLVYLQGGPGFGAHRFSGKQAWLGRALRDYRVLLLDQRGTGASTPANRQTLPLRGGPREQAAYLGHFRADAIVRDCEAVRREVTGGAPWTVLGQSFGGFCATHYLSTAPEGLATALITGGLPTLDGHADDVYRAAYPRMERKSLAHYARYPQDAERARRVAEYAAEHEPVLNGGYRFTVEAFQSLGILLGTGDGSHRLHYLLEDAFVRTASGHELSDSFQEQAQALLSYAGHPLYALLHEACYAQGGRATAWSAERVRGEFPAFDAGKSLAGGEPVLFTGEAVQRWMFDCDPALRPLRETADLLAERADWAPLYDAERLAANEVPVAAAVYHDDLYVDTADSLRTARTIGGLRTWVTDEYEHDGLRASGDRVLDRLLGLVRGEI; from the coding sequence TTGAGCCCCACGTACCGTCAGCCCGGAGTCGTGCTCACCGACCGCCGGTTCAGCGTCCCGCTCGACCACGAGGACCCCGCGGGGGAGCGGATAGAGCTGTTCGCGCGGGAGTGCGTGGCGGCGGCGCGGCAGGACGCGGAGCTGCCCTGGCTGGTGTACCTCCAGGGCGGCCCCGGCTTCGGGGCCCACCGCTTCAGCGGCAAGCAGGCCTGGCTCGGCCGCGCCCTGCGCGACTACCGCGTGCTGCTGCTCGACCAGCGCGGCACCGGCGCGTCGACGCCCGCCAACCGGCAGACCCTTCCGCTGCGCGGCGGGCCCCGCGAACAGGCCGCCTACCTGGGCCACTTCCGCGCCGACGCGATCGTGCGCGACTGCGAGGCGGTCCGGCGCGAGGTCACCGGCGGCGCCCCCTGGACCGTCCTCGGCCAGAGCTTCGGCGGCTTCTGCGCCACGCACTACCTGTCCACCGCGCCCGAGGGCCTCGCGACCGCCCTGATCACCGGCGGGCTCCCGACGCTCGACGGGCACGCCGACGACGTGTACCGCGCCGCCTACCCGCGCATGGAGCGCAAGTCCCTCGCCCACTACGCCCGTTACCCCCAGGACGCCGAACGGGCCCGGCGCGTCGCCGAGTACGCCGCCGAGCACGAGCCCGTCCTGAACGGCGGCTACCGCTTCACCGTCGAGGCCTTCCAGTCCCTGGGCATCCTGCTCGGCACCGGCGACGGCAGCCACCGTCTGCACTACCTCCTGGAGGACGCCTTCGTGCGCACCGCCTCCGGGCACGAGCTGTCGGACTCCTTCCAGGAGCAGGCCCAGGCCCTCCTGTCGTACGCCGGACACCCGCTGTACGCCCTGCTGCACGAGGCCTGTTACGCCCAGGGCGGGCGTGCCACCGCGTGGTCGGCGGAGCGGGTGCGCGGCGAGTTCCCCGCCTTCGACGCGGGCAAGAGCCTCGCCGGGGGCGAGCCGGTCCTTTTCACCGGGGAGGCCGTGCAGCGCTGGATGTTCGACTGCGACCCGGCGCTCCGCCCGCTGCGCGAGACCGCGGACCTGCTCGCCGAACGCGCCGACTGGGCCCCGCTGTACGACGCCGAGCGCCTCGCCGCGAACGAGGTGCCGGTGGCCGCGGCCGTCTACCACGACGACCTCTACGTCGACACGGCCGACTCCCTGCGCACCGCCCGCACGATCGGCGGCCTGCGCACCTGGGTCACCGACGAGTACGAGCACGACGGCCTGCGCGCGAGCGGCGACCGGGTCCTGGACCGTCTGCTCGGCCTGGTGCGGGGCGAGATCTGA
- a CDS encoding PIG-L deacetylase family protein translates to MTESQNTPTTERDQLAPMPEDWQRALAVVAHPDDLEYGCAGAIASWTDAGREVAYLLATRGEAGIDSLAPAEAAPLREREQRASAAVVGVDTVEFLDHKDGVIEYGTALRRDIAAAIRRHRPELVITLNHQDTWGGVAWNTPDHVAVGRATLDAAADAGNRWIFPELIEQGLEPWNGVRWVAVAGTDRPTHAVDARPGLERSVRSLLEHRAYLEALTDEDPEKYCRSFLGGFAERLAPRFGGTPAVAFQLFGR, encoded by the coding sequence ATGACCGAGTCGCAGAACACCCCGACGACCGAGCGGGACCAGCTGGCCCCCATGCCCGAGGACTGGCAGCGCGCCCTCGCCGTCGTGGCCCACCCGGACGACCTGGAGTACGGCTGCGCGGGCGCCATCGCCTCCTGGACGGACGCGGGTCGCGAGGTGGCGTACCTCCTCGCGACCCGGGGTGAGGCGGGCATCGACTCCCTCGCGCCCGCCGAGGCCGCGCCGCTGCGGGAGCGGGAGCAGCGCGCCAGCGCCGCCGTCGTCGGCGTGGACACCGTCGAGTTCCTCGACCACAAGGACGGCGTGATCGAGTACGGCACGGCGCTGCGCCGCGACATCGCCGCCGCGATCCGCAGGCACCGGCCCGAGCTGGTCATCACGCTCAACCATCAGGACACGTGGGGCGGCGTCGCCTGGAACACCCCGGACCACGTCGCCGTCGGCCGCGCCACCCTGGACGCGGCCGCCGACGCGGGCAACCGCTGGATCTTCCCGGAGCTGATCGAGCAGGGCCTCGAGCCGTGGAACGGGGTGCGCTGGGTCGCCGTGGCCGGGACCGACCGGCCCACGCACGCGGTGGACGCGCGCCCCGGCCTGGAGCGCTCCGTCCGCTCGCTGCTCGAACACCGCGCGTACCTGGAGGCGTTGACCGACGAGGACCCGGAGAAGTACTGCCGCTCGTTCCTCGGCGGCTTCGCCGAGCGGCTCGCGCCGCGCTTCGGCGGAACTCCCGCGGTGGCGTTCCAGCTCTTCGGCCGCTGA
- a CDS encoding helix-turn-helix domain-containing protein, whose amino-acid sequence MAREESHTHETHEGGDGGTDQVLTAVGPRLRTIRKERGATLAGLSAATGISVSTLSRLESGGRKPSLELLLPIARAHQVPLDELVGAPPVGDPRVRAKPIVRHGRTMVPLTRQPGGLQAYKVIEPQRAVEPDPRTHEGYEWLYVLSGRLRLVLGEHDVVLAAGEAAEFDTRVPHWFGSTGEGPAEFLSLFGPQGERMHVRAKPKKRSAAAD is encoded by the coding sequence ATGGCACGCGAAGAGAGTCACACGCACGAGACCCACGAGGGGGGCGACGGCGGGACGGACCAGGTCCTCACCGCCGTCGGCCCCCGTCTCCGCACGATCCGCAAGGAGCGCGGCGCCACGCTCGCCGGGCTTTCCGCCGCCACCGGCATCTCCGTCAGCACCCTCTCCCGCCTGGAGTCGGGCGGGCGCAAGCCGAGCCTCGAACTGCTCCTGCCCATCGCCCGCGCCCACCAGGTGCCCCTCGACGAGCTGGTCGGCGCCCCGCCCGTCGGCGACCCCCGCGTCCGCGCCAAGCCGATCGTCCGGCACGGCCGCACGATGGTGCCCCTGACCCGGCAGCCCGGCGGACTCCAGGCGTACAAGGTCATCGAGCCCCAGCGCGCGGTCGAACCCGACCCGAGGACGCACGAGGGCTACGAGTGGCTGTACGTCCTGTCCGGACGCCTGCGCCTGGTGCTCGGCGAGCACGACGTGGTCCTTGCCGCGGGGGAGGCGGCCGAGTTCGACACCCGGGTGCCGCACTGGTTCGGCTCCACCGGCGAGGGCCCCGCCGAGTTCCTGAGCCTGTTCGGGCCGCAGGGCGAGCGCATGCACGTACGGGCCAAGCCCAAGAAGCGGTCCGCGGCGGCGGACTGA
- a CDS encoding NADPH:quinone oxidoreductase family protein: MHAWHVPRNGEPGEVMRLEEAETPVPGDGQVLLKVRAANVNFPDALLCRGQYQITPPLPFTPGVEVCGETPDGRRVIANPVLPYGGFAEYAVADAAALLPAPDALDDAEAAALHIGYQTGWFGLHRRAGIRAGETLLVHAAAGGVGSAAVQLGKAAGARVIGVVGGAEKARVARGLGCDAVVDRHADDVVAAVKDATGGRGADVVYDPVGGAAYTQSAKCVAFEGRLIVVGFASGTIPAPALNHALVKNYSIVGLHWGLYATKDPRSVLDCHEQLTALAAKGAVKPLVSERVPLSGAAAAVQRVADGATTGRVVVLPGRTDGGSA, from the coding sequence ATGCACGCATGGCACGTACCCCGCAACGGCGAGCCGGGCGAGGTGATGCGGCTCGAAGAGGCGGAAACCCCGGTGCCCGGCGACGGCCAGGTGCTGCTGAAGGTCCGCGCCGCGAACGTCAACTTCCCGGACGCGCTGCTGTGCCGCGGCCAGTACCAGATCACCCCGCCGCTGCCGTTCACGCCCGGCGTGGAGGTCTGCGGCGAGACGCCGGACGGGCGGCGCGTCATCGCCAACCCCGTGCTGCCGTACGGCGGGTTCGCCGAGTACGCCGTCGCGGACGCCGCCGCCCTGCTGCCCGCCCCGGACGCCCTCGACGACGCCGAGGCGGCGGCCCTGCACATCGGCTACCAGACCGGCTGGTTCGGACTGCACCGGCGCGCCGGGATCCGGGCGGGCGAGACGCTCCTGGTGCACGCGGCCGCGGGCGGCGTCGGCAGCGCGGCCGTCCAGCTCGGCAAGGCCGCCGGCGCGCGCGTCATCGGCGTCGTCGGCGGCGCCGAGAAGGCCCGGGTCGCCCGCGGACTCGGCTGCGACGCGGTCGTGGACCGGCACGCGGACGACGTCGTCGCGGCCGTGAAGGACGCCACCGGCGGCCGCGGCGCCGACGTCGTCTACGACCCGGTGGGCGGCGCCGCGTACACCCAGTCCGCCAAGTGCGTGGCCTTCGAGGGCCGCCTGATCGTCGTCGGCTTCGCGAGCGGCACCATCCCGGCGCCCGCCCTGAACCACGCCCTGGTGAAGAACTACTCGATCGTCGGCCTGCACTGGGGCCTGTACGCCACGAAGGACCCGCGGTCCGTCCTCGACTGCCACGAGCAGCTCACCGCGCTCGCCGCCAAGGGCGCGGTCAAGCCGCTGGTGAGCGAGCGCGTCCCGCTGTCGGGCGCGGCGGCGGCCGTGCAGCGCGTCGCCGACGGGGCCACCACCGGGCGCGTCGTCGTGCTGCCCGGGCGCACGGACGGAGGATCCGCATGA
- a CDS encoding acyl-CoA dehydrogenase family protein — MTDAAELRRRTREFLAAHPPAATGRDAFLKARFDAGLAWVHYPEGLGGLGAPRTLQAVVDAELEAAGAPDNDPRRIGIGLGMAAPTILGFGTEEQKRRFLRPLWAGEEVWCQLFSEPGAGSDLAALGTRAVREGDTWVVTGQKVWTSSAHLARWAILIARTDPDVPKHRGITYFVCDMSDPGVEVRPLRQITGEAEFNEVFLTGVRIPDAHRIGEVGDGWRVAQTTLMNERVSIGGARLPREGGMIEPLARTWRERPELRTHDLHQRLLTLWVEAEVARLTGERLRQQLVAGQPGPEGSGMKLGFARLNQAISGLEVELLGQEGLLYDDWTMRRPEGVDFFGRGAGYRYLRAKGNSIEGGTSEVLLNIVAERVLGLPPEPRTDKDVAWKDLAR, encoded by the coding sequence ATGACCGACGCCGCCGAACTGCGCCGCCGCACCCGGGAGTTCCTCGCCGCGCACCCGCCGGCGGCGACGGGGCGCGACGCCTTCCTGAAGGCCCGCTTCGACGCCGGGCTCGCCTGGGTGCACTACCCCGAGGGCCTCGGAGGGCTCGGCGCGCCCCGCACCCTCCAGGCCGTCGTGGACGCCGAACTGGAGGCGGCGGGCGCCCCCGACAACGACCCGCGCCGCATCGGCATCGGCCTCGGCATGGCGGCGCCGACGATCCTCGGCTTCGGCACCGAGGAGCAGAAGCGCCGCTTCCTCAGGCCCCTGTGGGCCGGCGAGGAGGTGTGGTGCCAGCTCTTCAGCGAGCCCGGCGCGGGCTCCGACCTGGCCGCGCTCGGCACCCGCGCGGTGCGCGAGGGCGACACCTGGGTGGTGACCGGGCAGAAGGTGTGGACCTCCAGCGCGCACCTCGCCCGCTGGGCCATCCTCATCGCCCGCACCGACCCGGACGTGCCCAAGCACCGCGGCATCACCTACTTCGTCTGCGACATGTCCGACCCGGGCGTCGAGGTGCGGCCGCTGCGGCAGATCACCGGGGAGGCCGAGTTCAACGAGGTCTTCCTCACCGGCGTCCGCATCCCCGACGCCCACAGGATCGGCGAGGTCGGCGACGGCTGGCGGGTCGCGCAGACCACGCTGATGAACGAGCGCGTCTCGATCGGCGGCGCCCGCCTGCCGCGCGAGGGCGGCATGATCGAGCCCCTCGCGCGGACCTGGCGCGAGCGCCCCGAGCTGCGCACCCACGATCTGCACCAGCGCCTGCTCACCCTCTGGGTGGAGGCCGAGGTCGCCCGGCTCACCGGCGAGCGCCTGCGCCAGCAGCTCGTGGCGGGCCAGCCGGGCCCCGAGGGCTCCGGCATGAAGCTCGGCTTCGCCCGCCTCAACCAGGCCATCAGCGGACTGGAGGTCGAACTCCTCGGCCAGGAAGGGCTGCTGTACGACGACTGGACGATGCGGCGGCCCGAGGGGGTCGACTTCTTCGGGCGCGGGGCGGGCTACCGCTATCTGCGCGCCAAGGGCAACAGCATCGAGGGCGGCACGAGCGAGGTCCTGCTCAACATCGTGGCCGAGCGCGTCCTCGGCCTGCCGCCGGAACCGCGCACCGACAAGGACGTCGCCTGGAAGGACCTGGCCCGATGA
- a CDS encoding acyl-CoA dehydrogenase family protein, translating to MTSPSDLLYTQEEEAVRSAVRSLLADRCDPAALPARAESDRPHDRELWKALTEGMGLAGLLVPEERGGQGATHREAAVVLEELGRAVAPVPYLTSAVIATEALLGCGGEAADLLAALASGRTVGALAVPFATAPGAAFPSARYADGVLHGEVTGVADAAAADVLLVPSDSGLFAVDTGRGGVTVTALTSLDRTRPLAAVTLGAAPARLLTTDAAAAVRRGLRAGAGLLASEQLGLAEWCLTETVRHTKERHQFNRPVGSFQALKHRLAQVWLDVVNTRAVARHAADALATGSDEPDLATALAQAYASPVAVRAAEEALQLHGGIGMTWEHPVHLALKRAKADSIALGTAGRHKEALAGLVALPPP from the coding sequence ATGACCTCACCGAGCGACCTGCTCTACACGCAGGAGGAAGAGGCGGTCCGCTCCGCCGTGCGCTCCCTCCTCGCCGACCGCTGCGATCCGGCCGCCCTGCCGGCGCGCGCGGAGTCGGACCGGCCGCACGACCGCGAGCTGTGGAAGGCCCTCACCGAGGGCATGGGCCTCGCCGGTCTCCTGGTGCCCGAGGAGCGGGGCGGCCAGGGCGCCACGCACCGCGAGGCCGCCGTGGTCCTGGAGGAGCTGGGCCGCGCGGTGGCCCCCGTGCCGTATCTGACCAGTGCCGTCATCGCCACTGAAGCCCTGCTCGGCTGTGGCGGGGAGGCCGCGGACCTGCTGGCGGCCCTGGCGTCGGGCCGCACGGTCGGTGCCCTGGCCGTACCGTTCGCCACCGCCCCCGGTGCCGCCTTCCCTTCGGCGCGGTACGCGGACGGCGTCCTGCACGGCGAGGTGACCGGCGTCGCGGACGCGGCCGCCGCCGACGTCCTGCTCGTCCCGTCCGACAGCGGTCTGTTCGCCGTCGACACCGGCCGGGGCGGCGTCACCGTCACCGCCCTGACCTCGCTCGACCGCACCCGTCCGCTCGCCGCGGTCACCCTCGGCGCGGCCCCCGCGCGCCTGCTCACCACCGACGCGGCAGCCGCGGTGCGCCGCGGGCTGCGCGCCGGGGCGGGCCTGCTCGCCTCGGAGCAGCTCGGCCTCGCCGAGTGGTGCCTGACGGAGACCGTGCGCCACACGAAGGAGCGCCACCAGTTCAACCGCCCCGTCGGCTCCTTCCAGGCCCTCAAGCACCGCCTCGCCCAGGTCTGGCTCGACGTCGTGAACACCCGCGCCGTCGCCCGGCACGCCGCCGACGCCCTGGCCACCGGCAGCGACGAGCCGGACCTCGCGACGGCCCTCGCCCAGGCCTACGCGTCCCCCGTGGCCGTGCGCGCCGCCGAGGAGGCCCTGCAACTGCACGGCGGCATCGGCATGACCTGGGAACACCCCGTCCACCTCGCCCTCAAGCGCGCCAAGGCCGACTCCATCGCCCTGGGCACGGCGGGGCGGCACAAGGAGGCCCTGGCAGGGCTCGTCGCCCTGCCGCCGCCCTGA
- a CDS encoding ABC transporter substrate-binding protein: MRARSIRTTGAVAAAAALAVAASACSSPDDGKGSDGAKDSAVVGIAYEPETLSPLLGYGKDGNSKIFDGLLTHDADMKLRPALAAKLPKVSDDGKTYTYELRKGVKFSDGKPFSAKDVVFTYETILDKKTNNASKTELDALKSVEAKGSDGVVFHLKYPYAPFAERTVLPIAPEHIAGKQDVNKGDFSTKPVGTGPYELVKWSRGEKIVFKANPGYWGGAPKIKNFTMAIIKDDDVRATRLRTGDLDGAILPPNLAKTFESDGQKKTYAAKTFDYRVVTLPTGNKVAGSTAVRRALDIGVDRKAMVDSILEGAGKEAYGPVPTDSPWFTKGTERKFDAAKAKKILDDAGWKPGKGGIREKDGVQASFPLWYLTGDKLRQDHALAYASDAKKLGIKVEVQSGTWEVIEPRMAKDAVLAGGGSPADPDFDQYTLLKSSLAGDGFNNMAHYDNAKVDKALEDARESGDRAERGAAYDTVQRELVKNPGYTFLTHIDHLYVVNESFGDLSTQVEPHDHGLASGPWWNVEDWQPKK, from the coding sequence ATGAGGGCCCGATCCATACGGACCACGGGCGCGGTCGCGGCGGCCGCCGCACTGGCGGTCGCCGCGTCGGCCTGTTCGTCGCCGGACGACGGCAAGGGCTCGGACGGCGCCAAGGACTCGGCCGTCGTGGGCATCGCCTACGAGCCCGAGACCCTCAGCCCGCTCCTCGGCTACGGCAAGGACGGCAACTCCAAGATCTTCGACGGTCTGCTCACGCACGACGCCGACATGAAGCTGCGGCCCGCGCTCGCGGCGAAGCTCCCCAAGGTCAGCGACGACGGCAAGACCTACACCTACGAGCTGCGCAAGGGCGTCAAGTTCAGCGACGGCAAGCCCTTCTCGGCCAAGGACGTCGTCTTCACGTACGAGACGATCCTCGACAAGAAGACGAACAACGCCTCCAAGACCGAGCTCGACGCCCTCAAGAGCGTCGAGGCCAAGGGGAGCGACGGCGTCGTCTTCCACCTCAAGTACCCCTACGCGCCCTTCGCCGAGCGCACGGTGCTGCCCATCGCCCCCGAGCACATCGCGGGCAAGCAGGACGTCAACAAGGGCGACTTCTCCACCAAGCCCGTCGGTACCGGCCCCTACGAGCTGGTGAAGTGGTCCAGGGGCGAGAAGATCGTCTTCAAGGCGAACCCCGGCTACTGGGGCGGCGCGCCGAAGATCAAGAACTTCACCATGGCGATCATCAAGGACGACGACGTGCGCGCCACCCGGCTGCGCACCGGCGACCTCGACGGCGCCATCCTGCCGCCGAACCTCGCCAAGACCTTCGAGTCCGACGGGCAGAAGAAGACGTACGCCGCCAAGACCTTCGACTACCGCGTCGTGACCCTGCCGACCGGCAACAAGGTCGCGGGCAGCACCGCCGTCCGGCGCGCCCTCGACATCGGCGTCGACCGCAAGGCCATGGTCGACTCCATCCTCGAAGGCGCGGGCAAGGAGGCCTACGGCCCCGTCCCGACGGACAGCCCCTGGTTCACCAAGGGCACCGAGCGCAAGTTCGACGCCGCCAAGGCCAAGAAGATCCTCGACGACGCGGGCTGGAAGCCCGGCAAGGGCGGCATCCGCGAGAAGGACGGCGTCCAGGCGTCGTTCCCGCTCTGGTACCTCACCGGCGACAAGCTCCGCCAGGACCACGCGCTCGCCTACGCCTCCGACGCCAAGAAGCTCGGCATCAAGGTCGAGGTGCAGTCCGGCACCTGGGAGGTCATCGAGCCGCGCATGGCCAAGGACGCCGTCCTCGCCGGCGGCGGCTCCCCGGCCGACCCGGACTTCGACCAGTACACGCTCCTGAAGTCCTCGCTCGCCGGTGACGGCTTCAACAACATGGCGCACTACGACAACGCCAAGGTCGACAAGGCCCTGGAGGACGCCCGCGAGAGCGGCGACCGGGCCGAGCGCGGAGCCGCGTACGACACCGTCCAGCGCGAGCTGGTGAAGAACCCCGGCTACACCTTCCTCACGCACATCGACCACCTGTACGTGGTGAACGAGTCCTTCGGCGATCTGTCCACGCAGGTCGAGCCGCACGACCACGGCCTGGCCTCGGGCCCGTGGTGGAACGTCGAGGACTGGCAGCCGAAGAAGTGA
- a CDS encoding ABC transporter permease: protein MARLVGRRAVFAVPVLLVVTFGVFAVAEASPFDPVKAYAGTAGLTASQENLDQLRANLGVDKPLVGRWWDWLTSALTGDLGDSSTLRQPVADAIGERIGWSVLLAATAFVLAILLGSALGVLAARRPGGWLDRGITSLAYTLEAAPPFWLGLLVMWLFALKLDVLPAGGLTDTASTTVTFDQVTSHLILPAAVLAISQLPWFVLYVRQGVGDALGDDPVRGARARGLAERTVLLKHAFRSGLLPVLTLVGSRVPELITGALLVETVFSWPGIAAATVGAATSVDFPLLAALTALATAAVLLGNLLADLLYGLADPRVGFDG from the coding sequence ATGGCACGGCTCGTCGGACGACGGGCCGTGTTCGCCGTACCGGTCCTGCTCGTCGTGACCTTCGGCGTCTTCGCCGTCGCCGAGGCCTCGCCCTTCGACCCCGTCAAGGCGTACGCGGGCACGGCCGGGCTCACCGCGTCCCAGGAGAACCTCGACCAGCTGCGCGCCAACCTCGGCGTCGACAAGCCGCTCGTCGGCCGCTGGTGGGACTGGCTCACCTCGGCCCTGACCGGCGACCTCGGCGACTCCAGCACCCTGCGCCAGCCCGTCGCCGACGCCATCGGCGAGCGCATCGGCTGGTCGGTGCTCCTCGCCGCCACCGCGTTCGTCCTCGCGATCCTGCTCGGCTCGGCCCTCGGCGTGCTCGCCGCGCGCCGCCCCGGCGGCTGGCTCGACCGGGGCATCACCTCGCTCGCCTACACCCTGGAAGCCGCGCCGCCGTTCTGGCTCGGCCTGCTGGTGATGTGGCTGTTCGCGCTCAAGCTCGATGTGCTCCCGGCGGGCGGGCTCACCGACACCGCCAGCACGACGGTGACGTTCGACCAGGTCACCAGCCATCTGATCCTTCCCGCCGCCGTCCTCGCGATCTCCCAGCTGCCGTGGTTCGTGCTGTACGTGCGCCAGGGCGTCGGCGACGCGCTCGGCGACGACCCCGTGCGCGGCGCCCGCGCCCGCGGCCTGGCCGAGCGCACCGTGCTCCTGAAGCACGCCTTCCGCTCCGGCCTGCTGCCGGTGCTCACCCTCGTCGGCTCCCGCGTGCCCGAACTCATCACCGGCGCGCTGCTCGTGGAGACCGTCTTCAGCTGGCCCGGCATCGCCGCGGCCACCGTGGGCGCCGCCACCTCCGTGGACTTCCCGCTGCTCGCCGCGCTCACCGCGCTCGCGACGGCCGCCGTCCTGCTCGGCAACCTCCTCGCGGACCTGCTGTACGGGCTCGCCGACCCGAGGGTGGGATTCGATGGCTGA
- a CDS encoding ABC transporter permease: MADTTWRPAAARSSRTSAAATRAWRVWGSAAIVAAVVLAVLVVPPLVDLDEQAVHLADKLLPPSLDHPFGTDDVGRDLLVRCVYGLRVSLLVGVVAAVAATVVGTAVGALAAACGGWVDRIVMRLVDVFASVPHLLLGIFIVAMFRPGVWPVVISVGLTHWLSTARIVRAEVLSLRSRPFVDAAISGGASRWRVTVRHLLPGVLPQAGLAAVLMVPHAIWHESALSFLGLGLPTHQASLGTLVQGARSSLLAVDWWPTLFPGLFIIVPTLAIAGLAGAWRERINPRRRSELML, translated from the coding sequence ATGGCTGACACCACCTGGCGCCCCGCCGCCGCGCGCTCGTCGCGCACCTCGGCGGCCGCCACGCGCGCGTGGCGGGTGTGGGGCTCCGCCGCGATCGTCGCCGCCGTCGTGCTCGCGGTCCTGGTCGTGCCGCCGCTCGTCGACCTCGACGAACAGGCCGTGCACCTCGCGGACAAGCTGCTCCCGCCGTCCCTCGACCACCCCTTCGGCACCGACGACGTGGGCCGCGACCTGCTGGTGCGCTGCGTGTACGGGCTGCGCGTCTCGCTGCTCGTCGGCGTCGTCGCCGCCGTGGCCGCCACCGTCGTCGGCACCGCCGTGGGCGCGCTCGCCGCCGCCTGCGGCGGCTGGGTGGACCGGATCGTGATGCGCCTCGTCGACGTCTTCGCGTCGGTCCCGCACCTGCTGCTCGGCATCTTCATCGTGGCGATGTTCCGGCCCGGCGTCTGGCCCGTGGTGATCTCCGTGGGGCTCACCCACTGGCTGTCCACGGCCCGCATCGTGCGCGCCGAGGTCCTGTCGCTGCGCTCGCGTCCCTTCGTCGACGCGGCGATCTCCGGCGGCGCCTCGCGCTGGCGCGTCACCGTGCGCCATCTGCTGCCCGGCGTCCTGCCCCAGGCCGGACTCGCCGCCGTCCTGATGGTGCCGCACGCCATCTGGCACGAGTCCGCGCTGTCCTTCCTCGGCCTCGGCCTGCCCACGCACCAGGCGAGCCTCGGCACGCTCGTGCAGGGCGCGCGCAGCTCGCTGCTCGCGGTTGACTGGTGGCCCACGCTCTTCCCCGGCCTGTTCATCATCGTGCCCACCCTGGCGATCGCGGGCCTCGCGGGCGCCTGGCGCGAGCGCATCAACCCGCGCCGCCGATCGGAGCTGATGCTGTGA
- a CDS encoding ABC transporter ATP-binding protein has product MRGGAHVSAVTDARFDLAPGECLALVGESGCGKSVLASALLGLLPGNAETAGSALLGGSGGQGGLDLLTADERTLARTVRGRRVGLVPQSPAAHLTPVRTVRSQLEETLRELTGVRRPALRPAAEAAAERASFPVSHLDRYPHQLSGGLAQRAATALALIGDAPLLLADEPTTGLDRELVDRTVDELRRHVGDDRALLLITHDLAAARRVADRVAVMYASRVVEIAAAADFFGAPGPRHPYARGLLDALPEREFTPIPGMPPELSALPDGCAFAARCAGADETCATRPALTSGVACHHPVTAALEAPRA; this is encoded by the coding sequence ATGCGCGGCGGCGCCCACGTCTCCGCCGTCACCGACGCCCGCTTCGACCTCGCGCCCGGCGAATGCCTCGCCCTCGTCGGCGAGAGCGGCTGCGGCAAGTCCGTGCTCGCCTCGGCGCTGCTCGGCCTCCTGCCGGGGAACGCCGAGACCGCCGGGTCCGCGCTGCTCGGCGGGTCCGGCGGGCAGGGCGGGCTCGACCTGCTCACCGCCGACGAGCGCACCCTCGCCCGCACCGTGCGCGGGCGGCGCGTCGGCCTCGTCCCGCAGAGCCCCGCCGCGCACCTCACGCCCGTACGCACCGTGCGCTCCCAGCTGGAGGAGACCCTGCGGGAGCTGACGGGCGTGCGCCGCCCCGCGCTGCGCCCGGCCGCCGAGGCGGCGGCCGAGCGCGCCTCCTTCCCCGTCAGTCACCTCGACCGCTACCCGCACCAGCTCTCCGGCGGCCTCGCCCAGCGCGCCGCCACCGCGCTCGCCCTGATCGGCGACGCGCCGCTGCTCCTGGCCGACGAACCCACCACGGGCCTGGACCGCGAGCTCGTCGACCGCACCGTCGACGAACTGCGCCGCCACGTCGGCGACGACCGCGCGCTGCTCCTGATCACCCACGACCTGGCCGCCGCCCGGCGCGTCGCCGACCGCGTCGCCGTCATGTACGCGAGCCGCGTCGTCGAGATCGCCGCCGCCGCCGACTTCTTCGGCGCGCCCGGACCACGCCACCCGTACGCGCGCGGCCTCCTGGACGCCCTGCCCGAGCGGGAGTTCACGCCGATCCCCGGCATGCCGCCCGAGCTGTCCGCGCTCCCGGACGGCTGCGCCTTCGCGGCCCGCTGCGCGGGGGCGGACGAGACCTGCGCGACGCGGCCCGCGCTGACGTCCGGCGTCGCCTGCCACCACCCGGTCACCGCCGCGCTGGAGGCGCCCCGTGCTTGA